From a single Nostoc edaphicum CCNP1411 genomic region:
- a CDS encoding DUF3285 domain-containing protein, whose amino-acid sequence MSNSPSSEPQPSYVKLAMRNMVRKGATSLKHFALTAVGLLALLVGLAYLTH is encoded by the coding sequence ATGAGCAACTCTCCTTCATCAGAACCTCAACCTAGCTACGTAAAACTCGCCATGCGAAACATGGTGCGGAAGGGTGCAACTTCCCTGAAGCATTTTGCGTTGACTGCTGTAGGGCTTTTAGCTCTCCTTGTTGGTCTTGCTTACCTAACTCACTAA
- the ybeY gene encoding rRNA maturation RNase YbeY — protein MRVELYVEEYFYELSPTTSVKIGDTHARITPETWENWFNNWLEILHPQIPPAPSYEIGLRLTDDSQIQELNSQYRQQNKPTDVLAFAALEVDFPQSEEMLTSVPLYLGDIIVSVDTAQRQAQQQEHSLPTELAWLAAHGLLHLLGWDHPDEESLERMLEQQVRLLNAIGITIDIE, from the coding sequence CTGAGAGTTGAACTATATGTGGAGGAGTATTTTTACGAGTTGTCCCCGACAACATCTGTAAAAATTGGGGACACCCATGCCCGAATTACTCCTGAAACTTGGGAAAATTGGTTTAATAACTGGTTGGAAATACTTCACCCTCAGATTCCGCCAGCGCCAAGTTATGAAATTGGGTTGCGTTTGACAGATGACTCGCAAATTCAAGAACTCAATTCTCAGTATCGTCAACAAAATAAGCCTACCGATGTTTTAGCCTTTGCTGCTTTGGAGGTGGATTTTCCTCAAAGCGAAGAAATGCTAACCTCTGTGCCATTATATCTAGGTGATATTATTGTGTCTGTAGATACGGCACAACGCCAAGCTCAACAACAAGAACATAGTTTACCAACTGAACTAGCCTGGTTAGCTGCTCATGGTTTATTGCACTTGTTAGGCTGGGATCATCCTGATGAAGAAAGTTTGGAGCGAATGTTAGAACAGCAAGTGAGATTGCTGAACGCAATAGGTATTACTATTGACATTGAATAG
- a CDS encoding diacylglycerol kinase family protein: protein MSQKISPPPTPTSLQTLVSNEREFSWKVASNLFVSFKYAWAGISYSFQTQRNFRIHVSVCALAIALSVFLHLQAVEIAVIGITSGLVLALELINTAIESLVDLTVKQTYHDLAKIAKDCAAGAVLVSALVAVLVAGTLLLPPLVTLIISAL, encoded by the coding sequence ATGTCCCAAAAAATTTCTCCACCACCAACGCCTACCTCGTTACAAACACTTGTGTCTAACGAACGAGAATTCTCTTGGAAAGTAGCCTCTAATTTATTTGTTAGTTTTAAATATGCTTGGGCTGGAATCAGCTATAGTTTTCAAACTCAACGTAATTTTCGCATCCATGTAAGTGTTTGTGCTTTAGCGATCGCTTTAAGCGTTTTTTTACATCTGCAAGCGGTGGAAATAGCGGTAATTGGTATAACTAGTGGTTTAGTTTTGGCATTAGAGTTAATAAATACAGCGATCGAGTCCCTTGTGGATTTAACCGTTAAGCAGACATACCATGATCTGGCAAAAATTGCTAAAGATTGTGCAGCCGGTGCAGTCCTTGTCTCTGCTTTAGTAGCGGTGCTAGTAGCTGGTACGCTATTGCTCCCTCCTCTGGTAACGTTAATTATATCGGCTTTGTAA
- a CDS encoding anthranilate synthase component II: MIIVIDNYDSFTYNLVQYLGELAAEFPVADEIKVFRNDKISIDEIRALKPEAVVISPGPGRPEDAGISLELIEQLGQELPILGVCLGHQSIGQVFGGKIIPAPELMHGKTSQVSHTGVGVFRGLENPLTATRYHSLVIERETCPDVLEITAWVEDNTIMGVRHRNYPHIQGVQFHPESVLTSSGKQLLRNFLEQLQSRA; encoded by the coding sequence TTGATTATAGTTATCGATAATTACGACAGTTTTACATATAACTTAGTGCAATATCTGGGAGAATTGGCAGCAGAATTCCCAGTTGCAGATGAGATTAAAGTTTTTCGTAACGACAAGATATCCATAGATGAGATTCGGGCATTAAAGCCGGAAGCCGTGGTTATTTCTCCTGGGCCTGGTCGCCCGGAAGATGCTGGCATTTCTTTAGAATTGATTGAACAGCTAGGACAAGAGTTACCAATTTTAGGTGTCTGTTTGGGACATCAAAGCATCGGTCAAGTATTCGGTGGTAAAATAATTCCGGCTCCAGAATTGATGCATGGCAAAACCTCTCAGGTGTCTCACACTGGGGTGGGAGTTTTCCGGGGATTAGAAAATCCTCTAACCGCCACCAGGTATCACAGTTTGGTAATCGAACGTGAGACTTGCCCAGATGTGTTAGAAATCACCGCTTGGGTTGAAGACAACACCATTATGGGAGTGCGACACCGGAACTATCCTCACATTCAGGGCGTCCAATTTCACCCAGAGAGTGTCCTGACATCTTCAGGAAAACAGTTATTGCGAAATTTTTTGGAACAGTTACAGTCAAGAGCATAA
- a CDS encoding MBL fold metallo-hydrolase, producing the protein MKRRQLMGYAGAGLVTALVTTLGSESQADAQSSGLSVQWLGHTCFLFTGGGAKILVNPFRTVGCTAGYRPPKVAADLVLISSQLLDEGAVDVLPGNAKLIYEPGVYEFKGIKFQGIAIDHDRKGGKQFGSNTAWSWKQGGINILHLGGAAAPITIEQKILMGRPDVAFIPVGGSAKAYNAEEAKQAVQVLNPKLVIPTHYRTQAADAAKCDISPLDDFLTLMQGMPVRRSNGDSISISPGKLPENGEIQVLSYKF; encoded by the coding sequence ATGAAACGACGACAGTTGATGGGCTATGCTGGGGCGGGGTTGGTCACAGCTTTAGTTACTACCTTGGGTTCTGAATCTCAAGCTGACGCACAATCTAGCGGTTTATCAGTTCAGTGGTTGGGTCATACTTGCTTTCTTTTTACTGGTGGCGGTGCAAAAATTCTTGTCAATCCATTTCGGACAGTCGGCTGTACTGCTGGATATCGTCCCCCAAAAGTGGCAGCAGATTTAGTACTGATTAGCAGTCAACTACTAGATGAAGGTGCTGTGGACGTACTACCGGGAAATGCAAAACTCATCTATGAACCAGGAGTTTATGAGTTTAAAGGTATTAAGTTCCAAGGAATTGCCATAGACCACGATCGCAAAGGTGGTAAGCAGTTTGGCTCAAACACCGCTTGGAGTTGGAAGCAAGGCGGAATTAATATCCTCCACTTAGGCGGAGCCGCTGCACCAATTACCATTGAGCAAAAAATCCTGATGGGGCGTCCCGATGTAGCATTTATTCCAGTGGGAGGCAGTGCAAAAGCCTACAATGCTGAAGAAGCAAAGCAGGCTGTTCAAGTGTTAAATCCTAAACTCGTGATTCCAACCCATTACCGGACACAAGCCGCCGATGCTGCTAAGTGCGATATTTCACCACTGGATGATTTTCTGACCTTGATGCAAGGTATGCCAGTGCGGCGTAGCAATGGAGATAGTATTTCCATTAGCCCTGGTAAATTGCCGGAAAATGGGGAAATTCAAGTTTTGAGTTACAAGTTTTGA
- a CDS encoding FG-GAP repeat domain-containing protein has protein sequence MPDNSNSSPLGLNTSRLLSDSFAKSEILTTSLKSLNYDLGFGNKSSSLALESQAVTAPVKTSANPNPNPYLTSAAITPDFNGDGKTDKVWVNASTGEIIIRLMDGTTVVEQGSLGQFDLSAYDYKIADFNADGKTDFLLRNKTTGENSIVLMDGTRVGSAAVLSSVDPAWSPQIGDFNGDRKTDIFWHNATTGENAIWEMDGTTVLNATVLDPTDTALTPTIVDFDGNGKSDIFWRNATTGDNTAWFMDGTQKTEFALQSQDAAWTANLGDFNGDFKTDILWRNAQTGENKVWTMNGILVTEGALATLDSSWTSKIGDFNGDGKTDIFWHNGTTGANTAWLMDGTTVATEAFLPANNAALTPSLGDFNGDGKTDIYWRDQTAGTDNIWTINETTAVETPISDADKLGPEWYTF, from the coding sequence ATGCCTGACAATTCAAATTCCTCACCCTTAGGTTTGAATACATCTCGATTGTTATCAGATTCTTTTGCAAAATCAGAAATCTTGACAACTTCTCTTAAGAGTTTAAATTATGATTTAGGGTTTGGAAATAAGAGTTCTTCACTAGCACTAGAAAGTCAAGCGGTGACCGCGCCTGTTAAAACGTCAGCAAATCCCAATCCTAATCCTTACTTAACTAGTGCGGCGATTACTCCTGACTTTAACGGTGATGGTAAAACAGACAAAGTTTGGGTCAATGCTTCAACTGGTGAGATTATCATTCGGTTGATGGATGGCACAACAGTTGTCGAACAGGGTTCTTTGGGTCAATTTGACCTATCGGCCTATGATTACAAAATTGCTGACTTCAATGCTGATGGCAAAACCGACTTCTTATTACGCAATAAGACAACCGGTGAGAATAGCATTGTCCTGATGGATGGCACCAGAGTTGGTAGTGCGGCTGTTCTAAGTAGCGTTGATCCAGCTTGGAGTCCTCAGATTGGAGATTTCAACGGCGATCGCAAAACTGATATCTTCTGGCATAATGCTACAACTGGCGAGAACGCTATTTGGGAGATGGATGGCACCACCGTTCTAAATGCAACTGTTCTAGACCCTACAGACACAGCACTAACTCCTACCATTGTTGATTTTGACGGCAATGGTAAGAGCGATATCTTCTGGCGCAATGCCACAACAGGCGATAACACCGCTTGGTTTATGGATGGTACGCAAAAGACTGAATTTGCTCTGCAATCACAAGATGCCGCCTGGACTGCTAACCTTGGTGATTTCAACGGTGACTTTAAGACAGACATTCTGTGGAGAAACGCTCAAACAGGTGAGAACAAGGTTTGGACGATGAATGGCATCTTAGTCACAGAAGGTGCTTTGGCTACACTTGACTCATCCTGGACTTCTAAAATTGGTGATTTCAACGGTGATGGCAAGACCGATATCTTCTGGCACAATGGAACCACAGGTGCAAACACCGCTTGGTTGATGGATGGCACAACAGTTGCAACTGAAGCTTTCTTACCAGCTAATAACGCGGCCTTGACACCATCTCTTGGCGATTTCAACGGCGATGGCAAGACTGATATCTACTGGCGCGACCAGACAGCAGGTACAGACAACATTTGGACTATAAATGAGACAACAGCCGTTGAGACTCCCATCAGCGACGCAGATAAGCTTGGCCCAGAGTGGTATACATTCTAA
- a CDS encoding aminopeptidase P N-terminal domain-containing protein, producing MQAEYRQRREQLMAKIGDGTAIFRSAPMAVMHNDVEYVYRQDSDFFYLTGFNEPQAVAVLAPHHAEHRFVLFVQPKDREKEVWTGYLCGVDAAKEMYGADEAYPISELDEKLPQYLEKASRIYYHLGRDRTFNDQILKHYQSLLRTYPKRGTGPIAIEDTGPVLNSMRLIKSEAELELMRQAAAIATEAHNYAQKIAAPGRYEYEIQAEMERIFRVRGGLGPAYPSIVASGVNACVLHYIENNRQMQDGELLLIDAGCAYGYYNSDITRTFPVGGKFTPEQKTLYEIVLEAQKQAIAQVQPGNPFNLVHDTAVRVLTEGLVELGILKGEIDKLIEEEKYKPYYMHRTSHWLGLDVHDVGVYQHGEDKPQILQPGQILTVEPGLYIVPDTKLAEDQPETDSRWVGIGIRIEDDVLVTPDGHEVLTAGVPKAVDEIERY from the coding sequence ATGCAAGCAGAATATCGGCAGCGTCGCGAGCAATTAATGGCAAAAATTGGTGATGGTACAGCCATTTTTCGCAGTGCGCCAATGGCAGTGATGCACAACGATGTCGAGTATGTTTATCGCCAAGACAGTGATTTCTTCTACTTGACTGGTTTTAATGAACCACAGGCAGTAGCAGTGTTAGCGCCGCATCATGCAGAACATCGGTTTGTGCTGTTCGTCCAACCGAAGGATCGCGAAAAGGAAGTATGGACTGGCTATCTTTGTGGGGTAGATGCAGCGAAGGAAATGTATGGTGCTGATGAAGCGTACCCGATTAGCGAGTTAGATGAAAAGTTGCCGCAGTATTTAGAAAAAGCCAGCCGGATTTACTATCACTTAGGACGCGATCGCACTTTTAACGATCAAATCCTGAAACATTACCAAAGTTTACTGCGGACTTATCCGAAGCGCGGCACAGGGCCGATCGCTATTGAAGATACTGGCCCTGTCCTCAACAGCATGAGACTAATTAAAAGCGAAGCTGAATTAGAATTGATGCGTCAAGCAGCTGCGATCGCTACTGAAGCACACAATTATGCCCAAAAAATCGCGGCACCTGGACGTTATGAGTATGAAATCCAAGCGGAGATGGAACGCATCTTTCGAGTCCGGGGTGGGTTAGGGCCGGCTTATCCTTCTATTGTGGCTTCCGGTGTGAATGCTTGCGTACTGCACTACATTGAAAATAATCGTCAAATGCAGGATGGAGAATTACTGCTAATTGATGCCGGTTGTGCTTACGGTTATTACAACTCTGATATTACCCGGACATTTCCTGTTGGGGGTAAATTTACGCCAGAACAAAAGACGCTGTATGAGATTGTTTTAGAAGCACAAAAACAAGCGATCGCTCAAGTGCAACCAGGTAATCCTTTCAACTTAGTTCACGATACAGCAGTGCGCGTCCTCACGGAAGGTTTAGTTGAACTTGGCATCCTCAAAGGTGAAATTGACAAGTTAATTGAAGAAGAGAAATATAAGCCATATTATATGCACCGCACCAGTCATTGGTTAGGTTTGGATGTTCATGATGTGGGTGTTTACCAGCACGGTGAAGATAAACCGCAGATTTTACAACCAGGTCAAATTTTGACAGTGGAACCAGGATTATATATTGTGCCAGATACGAAATTAGCAGAAGACCAGCCAGAGACAGATTCTCGATGGGTTGGTATTGGCATTCGTATTGAGGATGATGTGTTAGTTACACCTGATGGACATGAAGTGTTAACTGCGGGAGTTCCTAAAGCGGTAGATGAAATCGAAAGATATTAA
- a CDS encoding sensor histidine kinase has protein sequence MDFSQVLAEKTDTILKKWIAAVRKDRRIESADELSYTAVKDHVPDLLKAMVTVLSKSQDNDIQSMVIASFQHGAIRAEQGFDPAEIAREYHLLRTVIFDAIQADLLKGTPSEIIRSMRLIDAIVDEAIAQCFKSYFEQRLRELHRLQASLTLHNEELTRLISANQEYLSQLAHELKHPLTSIIGYSDLFLRQQRRKTEIKDNFTNLEHIERVLRNGRQLLHLINDVLELSRYEAGQIKIQLAPTDVSELIGNVCEMLEPLAAGKNLQIVVDCDRAPEKVMADSFQLQQIITNLISNAIRYTESGTVIIMCQVLENQRWAIAVSDTGIGIAPENQTQIFEPYFRVSASDRPYLPDSTGLGLAIVSRLVKLLQGQINLASQVGVGSTFTVIFPLEMEF, from the coding sequence ATGGATTTTAGTCAAGTACTGGCTGAAAAAACGGATACCATCCTCAAAAAATGGATTGCAGCGGTTCGTAAGGATAGACGCATTGAAAGTGCTGATGAACTATCTTATACAGCAGTAAAGGATCACGTCCCTGATCTTTTGAAAGCAATGGTGACAGTTCTTTCAAAATCTCAGGATAATGATATTCAGTCAATGGTTATTGCCAGTTTTCAGCATGGAGCGATTCGAGCCGAACAAGGCTTTGATCCAGCAGAAATTGCCAGAGAATATCATCTGCTGCGAACAGTAATATTTGATGCTATACAAGCAGATTTATTGAAGGGAACCCCATCAGAGATAATTCGTTCCATGCGTTTGATTGATGCGATTGTAGATGAAGCGATCGCTCAATGTTTCAAGAGTTATTTTGAGCAACGCTTGCGGGAATTACACCGATTGCAAGCATCACTAACGCTCCATAATGAGGAACTCACGCGGTTAATTAGCGCTAATCAAGAGTATCTTTCCCAATTAGCCCACGAATTGAAACATCCCCTCACTTCCATTATTGGCTACTCGGATCTATTTTTACGCCAACAACGACGCAAGACTGAGATAAAAGACAACTTTACCAATTTAGAACATATTGAGCGAGTACTACGCAATGGTAGACAGTTACTTCATCTGATTAATGATGTACTAGAACTTTCGCGCTATGAAGCGGGGCAGATAAAAATCCAATTAGCGCCTACGGATGTAAGTGAATTAATTGGTAATGTGTGTGAAATGTTAGAACCTTTAGCTGCGGGAAAAAATTTACAAATTGTGGTGGATTGCGATCGCGCTCCCGAAAAGGTAATGGCAGATTCTTTTCAATTGCAACAGATTATCACAAATCTTATTAGTAACGCGATTCGTTATACAGAGTCGGGGACTGTGATTATAATGTGTCAGGTGTTAGAGAACCAGAGATGGGCGATCGCAGTTTCTGATACAGGAATTGGCATCGCACCAGAAAACCAAACCCAGATATTTGAACCCTATTTTCGTGTAAGTGCTAGCGATCGCCCCTATCTTCCCGATAGTACTGGGTTGGGATTAGCGATCGTATCGCGGTTGGTAAAATTATTGCAAGGTCAAATTAACCTAGCCTCGCAGGTAGGTGTTGGTTCTACTTTCACTGTCATTTTTCCTTTGGAAATGGAATTTTAA
- the ntrB gene encoding nitrate ABC transporter permease: MIFQLNLAAIAAIAGQAVWKKTKPVIFRDVFFLPVLGFLGIIVLWWIIALANHELMPTPPEALIANLDYILNPFYQRGPGNLGIGWLLIASLRRVLIGFLLGAVVAIPLGFLIGMSRPAMLALNPIIQIFKPVSPLAWLPIALAIFNLADPSAIFVIFITSLWPTIINTALGVSSVPKDYLDVARVLEMPRWRRITKIIWPASLPYVFTGLRISLGIAWLVIVAVEMLTGGVGIGFFVWDEWSRLNLSSVFLAVLIIGVTGLILDYALGKLQELVTHRPRTAN; encoded by the coding sequence ATGATATTTCAACTAAATTTAGCAGCGATCGCGGCGATCGCGGGGCAAGCCGTTTGGAAAAAGACCAAACCTGTCATTTTTAGAGATGTCTTCTTTTTACCAGTATTGGGCTTCTTGGGAATAATTGTCCTGTGGTGGATTATTGCACTTGCCAACCATGAATTGATGCCCACTCCACCAGAAGCGCTAATCGCTAATTTAGACTACATCTTAAATCCCTTCTACCAAAGAGGCCCAGGCAACTTGGGAATTGGTTGGTTGTTGATCGCAAGTCTGCGTCGGGTATTAATAGGCTTTTTGTTAGGTGCGGTAGTAGCGATTCCTCTAGGATTTCTAATTGGGATGTCCAGACCGGCAATGCTAGCACTTAATCCGATAATTCAAATTTTTAAACCCGTATCGCCCCTAGCTTGGCTGCCCATCGCCTTAGCAATTTTCAACTTAGCAGATCCTTCCGCCATTTTTGTCATCTTTATTACCTCCTTATGGCCGACAATTATTAATACCGCATTAGGAGTTTCTAGCGTTCCCAAAGATTATTTAGATGTGGCACGAGTGCTGGAAATGCCACGTTGGCGACGAATTACAAAAATCATTTGGCCTGCAAGTTTGCCGTATGTTTTTACAGGTTTGCGAATTAGTTTAGGGATAGCTTGGCTAGTAATCGTTGCTGTAGAAATGCTCACAGGTGGTGTTGGTATCGGCTTTTTTGTCTGGGATGAATGGAGTCGTTTAAACTTGAGTTCAGTCTTTTTAGCTGTGTTGATAATTGGTGTAACTGGGTTAATCCTAGATTACGCCTTGGGCAAACTCCAAGAATTAGTAACCCATCGCCCTAGAACTGCCAACTAA
- a CDS encoding ABC transporter substrate-binding protein has translation MGDNNWTRRDFIKGIGATTTGIALSSCGISGDRSAKGLTEEALAVQPVVRSQDLEKSDLTIGYVPVNDCAPFAIAWKKGFFRKYGLNVTLNREASWANSRDGLIFGRLDASPVVSGAVTNARIGAEGARQASLCAAMTIHRHGNAMTMNKAMWDFGLRPWYEYQEQYGDGALEAFGRDFRGYFEKQSSENKVWAVVLSSAIYEYFVRYVSAAAGVDPLKEFRIIIVPPPQMVTNVRIGAMQAYMVAEPWNTRAITGNENIGFTFAQGKEVWLGHPDRLLGVMQSFIEKYPKTYRSLVKAMIEACQYCSKVENRQEVAELLTDRSFTGAKPKNQDAPIAKFTSPGILGNYNYGGFDGKDRTIQADDTTIFFDIPDNLPKQPGEHSTFLWRSRSIWLMTQAARWGQIKEFPKNAEELAEDGWRTDLYREIASEMGIECPKDDYKVEPPEVFIDKKGFDPSDPVGYLNSFAIRANAPTNFFMS, from the coding sequence ATGGGTGATAATAACTGGACTCGACGAGATTTTATTAAAGGAATCGGAGCAACCACAACCGGAATAGCGCTATCTTCCTGTGGAATTTCAGGAGATAGATCAGCTAAAGGACTAACTGAAGAAGCCTTAGCCGTGCAACCAGTAGTTAGATCGCAAGACCTAGAAAAATCTGACCTTACCATTGGTTACGTTCCCGTTAATGATTGTGCGCCATTTGCGATCGCCTGGAAAAAAGGTTTCTTCCGCAAATATGGTTTGAACGTTACACTCAACCGCGAAGCTAGTTGGGCTAATTCCCGCGACGGTTTAATTTTTGGTCGCCTGGATGCTTCACCCGTAGTATCCGGTGCTGTCACCAACGCCAGAATTGGTGCTGAAGGCGCACGCCAAGCCTCCTTGTGTGCAGCCATGACCATTCATCGTCATGGTAACGCCATGACAATGAACAAAGCCATGTGGGATTTTGGGCTGCGTCCGTGGTACGAATATCAAGAACAATATGGCGATGGCGCTTTGGAAGCCTTTGGGCGCGATTTCCGAGGCTATTTTGAGAAGCAGTCGTCAGAAAACAAAGTCTGGGCGGTAGTATTAAGTTCTGCCATTTATGAATACTTTGTCCGCTACGTATCCGCCGCCGCAGGTGTTGATCCTCTCAAAGAATTTCGGATCATCATCGTTCCGCCCCCTCAAATGGTAACAAACGTGCGGATTGGTGCCATGCAAGCTTACATGGTTGCAGAACCCTGGAATACACGAGCAATAACAGGTAATGAAAACATCGGCTTTACCTTCGCACAAGGTAAAGAAGTCTGGTTGGGACACCCAGATCGTTTGTTGGGAGTGATGCAATCTTTCATCGAAAAATATCCCAAAACCTATCGTTCTTTAGTCAAGGCGATGATTGAAGCCTGTCAGTATTGCAGCAAAGTAGAAAATCGCCAAGAAGTAGCCGAACTACTTACAGACCGTTCCTTTACAGGTGCTAAACCCAAAAATCAAGATGCTCCAATTGCGAAATTTACAAGTCCCGGAATTCTGGGCAACTATAATTACGGCGGCTTTGACGGCAAAGACCGCACCATCCAAGCCGATGACACCACGATTTTCTTCGATATTCCTGACAACCTTCCCAAGCAGCCAGGAGAACACTCGACATTCTTATGGAGATCGAGAAGTATCTGGTTAATGACACAAGCAGCCCGGTGGGGTCAAATTAAGGAATTCCCCAAAAATGCCGAGGAACTAGCCGAAGATGGCTGGAGAACAGATTTATATCGGGAGATAGCATCTGAAATGGGCATTGAGTGTCCCAAGGATGATTACAAGGTCGAACCACCAGAAGTATTTATAGATAAGAAAGGCTTCGATCCCAGCGATCCGGTGGGTTATCTAAATAGTTTTGCTATCAGGGCTAACGCTCCCACTAACTTTTTCATGTCGTGA
- a CDS encoding ABC transporter ATP-binding protein, with protein sequence MEYTSFPINTQTEVLPRTGFLEIENLVKSYPTPDQENFVVLDGVNLTIGEDEYISVIGHSGCGKSTLLKIVAGLEKATSGSVRLDGKEIRQPGAERMMVFQNYSLLPWLTVRENIRLAVDEVLKNANRAEKISIVNQHLAMVNLTAAADKYPDEISGGMKQRVGIARALAIRPKMLLMDEPFGALDALTRGKLQRQVLDIWENNRQAVMMITHDVDEAIYMSDRIVLMTNGPSASIGEILEVPFEHPRDRAAMRNSKEYFELRNHALNFLDRYFAQDE encoded by the coding sequence ATGGAATATACTTCATTCCCTATTAATACCCAGACCGAAGTTCTTCCCCGCACTGGATTTTTAGAAATTGAAAATTTAGTCAAGTCTTATCCGACACCTGATCAAGAGAATTTTGTCGTTTTAGATGGAGTTAATCTGACAATTGGTGAAGATGAATATATTTCTGTAATTGGTCACTCCGGTTGTGGTAAATCAACTCTATTAAAGATAGTAGCTGGTTTAGAAAAAGCAACTTCCGGCTCAGTCCGGCTAGATGGAAAAGAAATTCGTCAGCCAGGAGCCGAGCGGATGATGGTATTTCAGAACTATTCGCTGTTACCTTGGTTAACAGTACGAGAAAATATCCGTTTAGCTGTGGATGAAGTGCTAAAAAATGCTAATCGGGCTGAGAAAATTAGCATTGTAAATCAGCACTTGGCAATGGTAAACTTGACGGCGGCGGCTGACAAATATCCTGATGAAATCTCTGGAGGTATGAAACAACGAGTAGGTATTGCCAGAGCTTTAGCAATTCGTCCTAAAATGTTGCTGATGGATGAACCTTTTGGGGCACTAGACGCGCTAACTCGTGGCAAATTGCAGCGGCAGGTATTGGATATTTGGGAAAATAATCGTCAAGCAGTGATGATGATTACCCACGATGTAGACGAAGCAATTTATATGTCCGATCGCATCGTCTTAATGACCAATGGCCCGTCTGCTAGTATCGGGGAGATTTTAGAAGTTCCTTTTGAGCATCCACGCGATCGCGCCGCCATGCGAAACTCAAAAGAATATTTTGAACTCCGCAACCACGCCTTAAATTTCCTTGATCGATATTTTGCCCAAGACGAGTAA
- a CDS encoding universal stress protein, producing MLARLQSATGRDDLIEQMVLLPEPKKPFYNKPQSSKAVNLIVAYDGSPKSHTALDIAFWIAHQTRLATNAEVTVQAVYVLEDNQSSQAPNILSFPQQQPSLECQVSEVSKSVTLVLTQPKLQAIVTPLQQADIILWQARSLAEEWQGCFKSHLRFGCISTELAKVVESENADILFLGCNSVNHPMIEALGSNFPCAVLGIPSCIDE from the coding sequence ATGTTAGCACGTCTGCAAAGTGCCACAGGTCGAGATGACTTAATTGAACAAATGGTACTGCTGCCAGAACCTAAAAAACCTTTTTATAACAAACCTCAAAGCTCAAAAGCAGTTAATTTAATTGTTGCTTATGACGGATCTCCCAAAAGTCATACGGCATTAGATATTGCCTTTTGGATTGCCCATCAAACCCGTTTAGCTACTAATGCAGAAGTTACAGTTCAAGCTGTTTATGTATTAGAAGATAATCAAAGCAGTCAGGCTCCAAATATCTTGAGCTTTCCACAACAACAGCCTTCATTGGAATGTCAAGTTAGTGAAGTATCAAAGTCTGTCACACTGGTATTAACTCAACCCAAATTGCAGGCAATAGTAACTCCCTTACAACAAGCAGATATAATTCTTTGGCAAGCTCGAAGTCTAGCTGAAGAATGGCAGGGTTGCTTCAAATCTCATTTGCGCTTTGGCTGCATTTCTACAGAACTTGCCAAAGTTGTTGAATCAGAAAATGCCGATATTCTGTTTTTAGGTTGCAACTCTGTTAATCACCCAATGATTGAGGCACTAGGCTCTAATTTTCCCTGCGCCGTTTTGGGTATTCCCAGTTGTATTGATGAATAA